In Burkholderia pseudomultivorans, the DNA window GGTCGCGCTGCTCGACCATCTGCCGCCCGCCGAGCGGGCCGCATGGCTGCCGCGTCTCGCGCGGCGCAGCTACACGTTCATCCTCGGGCCCGGCGAGACCGGCACGCCGCCGGAAGCGCGGCTGTCGGCGCGCGTCGAACGGTCGATCTCGGACGGCATCGGCGGCGCCTACCCGCTGACCGCGAACGCGATCCACGGCGACCGCGAGCATCTGCAGGTGCATCTGCGGCTGAGCGACGGCTCGCCGCTGACGATCGACATCCATCCGATGTCGACGGTGCCGCTGTCGGGCTGGCTGCCGGTCGTGCTCGCGCTGCAGCTCGCGGTGCTGGCCGCGTGCTGCTGGCTCGCGGTGCGGCTCGTGACGCGGCCGCTGAAGCAGCTCGCGCAGGCCGCCGACGCGCTCGGCCCCGACCTGAAGGGCGAGCGGCTGAACGAGGACGGGCCATCCGAAGTCGCGCGCGCGGCGCGCGCGTTCAACGCGATGCAGGATCGCATCGCGCAGTACATGGCGGAGCGCATGCAGATCCTCGCGTCGATCTCGCACGACCTGCAGACGCCGATCACGCGGATGCGGTTGCGCGTCGACGTGATGGACGACGATGCGCAGGGCGCGAAGCTGCGGCAGGACCTGATCGAGATGGAGCATCTGGTGCGCGAGGGCGTCGCGTATGCGCGGACGCTGCACGGCACGGACGAGGCCGCGCGCCGCATCGACCTCGACGCGCTGCTCGACAGCATCGTGTGCGATTACGCGGATGCGGGGCAGGATGTCACGCTGCACAGCCGCGCGCCGCTCGCGCTCGTCACGCGGCCCAATGCGCTGCGCCGGATCGTCGGCAATCTCGTCGACAACGCGCTGAAGTTCGCGGGCGCGGCCGAGCTCGACGTGCAGGCCGGGCCGGCCGGCGGCGCGGCGATCGTCGTGCGCGACCGCGGGCCCGGCATCCCGGAGGACCAGCTGGACGCGGTGTTCGAGCCGTTCCGGCGCGTGGAGACGTCGCGCAATCGCGACACGGGCGGCACGGGGCTCGGCCTCGCGATCGCGCGGCAGCTCGCGCTGGCGATGGGCGGCACGCTGACGCTGCGCAACCGCACCGACGGCGGCGGCCTCGAAGCGCGGCTGACGTTGCGCGATGCCGGCGAGACCGGTTGAGGGCGATTGAGGCCGGACGAAGCGCGCACGGGCGCGCACGCCGCGTCAGCTCGGGCCGGCGGCGGGCGCGATGTCAGGCGCGCGGCAGATGCGCGTCGACCAGCGGCGCGAGCGCGTCCGCATGCACGGCCGCGAGATCGTGACGGCCGCCCGGCACGACGTGCAGCCGCGCGTCGGGCAGCCGTTCGAGCAGGCGCCGGCCGGCCGCGACCGGGCTGAGCGGATCGTCGTCGCCCCACAGCAGCAGCGTCGGCTGCGCGATGCGGCCGATCTCCTGCGACAGATCGGCGTGAAAGGTCAGGAACCAGTCGGGAAGCTGCGGGTTCGCCTCGGTAAAGCCCGCGCGCCAGTCCTGCGCACCGAGCCCGCGCATGTCGAGGCCGCCCGACGTGACCGTCAGCACGAGCTGCGTGACCAGTTCGGGGCGCTCGAGCGCCGCGCGCATCGCGATCACGCCGCCCATCGACTGCGCGATCACCGCGGTCGGCCGGTCGATCGTCGCCAGCACGTAGCGCACGAGGCTGTCGAAATCGTCGACGGCCGGATCGTGCGGCGTGTCGCCGAAGCCCGGATAGCCGACGATGCGTCGCGCGGCGGGATGCGTGAGCCGGCTGGCGAGCGGCTGCCAGAACGCGGTGCTGCCCGATGCGCCGGGCAGGAAAAGCAGTTGCGACGGAACGGTCATGACGGTTCGGTTTCCCGGTGAATGAATGGGTGCAGGCGCAGGCGCAGGCGCAGGCGCAGGCGCAGGCGCAGGCGCAGGCGCGGACGCGGACGCGTTCGCGTCAGCACCGGCCGGTGCGCAGCGCGACGGTCCAGTCGTCGCGACCGCGCGCGGCCGCGGTGGCGGCGGCCGTGTGCCAGTCGTATTCGACGGCATGGAATTCGGCATGCCAGCCCGATGCCGTACGCGACACCATCGCGTAGCGCGCGTGCGGCGTGCCCGTTTCGATCCGGTGCGGGCGCGGCTGGTCGTCGGCGTAGGCCTGCAAGCCGACGCTGCCCGGGTTGACGATCAGCCGGCCGTCGTCGAGCGCCGCCGCGCGCGGCACGTGCGTGTGGCCGCACAGGATCAGTGATGCCGGCTCGTCGCCCGCGCGCTGCGCGATCTCGTCGGGCGTCGCCGCGCGGCAGCCGTCGGGCGTCACCGTTTCGAGGAAATAGACGAGGTCGCTGTCCGGCGTGCCGTGAACCATCAGCACGTCGTCGTCGAGCGTCAGGCGTTCGGGCAGCGCGGCAATCCATGCGAAGTGCGCGTCGCGCAGCGTGTCGTGCGCCCAGCGGTCCGACAGCCGCATCGCGTCGCGATCGCCGGTGAGCAGTTGCCGTTCGTGATTGCCCTTGATGGTCGGCAGGTCGAGCGCGATCAGGCGATCGGCCGTTTCGGCCGGATGCAGCGCGCCGGACACGATGTCGCCGAGATTGACGATCACGTCGGCGCCGCGGCGGCGGATGTCGTCGAGCACGGCGTCGAGTGCGGCGAGGTTGCCGTGGATGTCGGAGAGCGCGGCGATTTTCATGGCTGGGCGTCGGTGCGGGGAACGCAGATTGTCGCCAAATCGGCGCGGGCCGTCCATGGCGCGCGGCGGCGGCATCGCACGGCGCGCGTCAGTCGGTCGCAAGGCGCGCGTACATCGCGAAATCGCCGGGCGTGCCGCGCACCATCCGGTACGCGCGCAACAGGCCTTCGCGCCGGTAGCCGCACTTCTGCAGCACGCGTGCGGAGCCGAGGTTGGTGGTCAGCACGACGGCCTGCACGCGGAACAGGCCGCATTCGGCGAATGCCCAGCCCGTCACGCTCGCGCATAGCGCGCTCGCGATGCCGCGTCCCCAGTGCGACGGCGCGAGATCGTACGCGATTTCGGCCGAGCGGTTCGCGGTGGAGACCGTGTGCAGCCCGATCGTGCCGACGAGCGCGGCCGTTGCGTCGTCAACGATCGCGAGACGGCGGATCGAGTCCGGCTCGGGCGATTCGATGCCGTCGAACAGCGGCCGCAGATCGTCGCGCGAGCGCAGGTTCCAGCTCGTGTGACGGACGACGTCGGGATTCGACAGATAGGCGTACCACGCGTCGAGATCGGTGCGCTCGAGCTGTCGAAGCGACAGCCCCGGGAAGCCGGCGCACGGCGGCGCGTCGATTCTCATCGCGCGCGCCTGCCGGCGAGCGATGCGCGTGGCGCGGCGGCGCACGCGACGGCGGCGAAGATCGGCAGGGTCGTTGGAGGCATGACGGGGCTCCCGAGGGCGGACGACGCGGGTTCGATTATCCGGTGCGCCGCTCCGTGCTGTACAGGCGCCGTCGCGTCGCGTTCCGACTATCTCAATCTCTGCAATAAATTGTTTTCACTATTCCGCTATCGAATAGAACCGGTTCCATCTAACATGGCGGCCGCGGCGGGCATGCCCGTCGCGACGTCGCGCGCGCGTCGCATGCGCGCGCCCCACGTGCGGACGCCGCCGGTCTCGCAACGCCGGCGGATCTCGCCGCCCGCACGCACTCGCAGCCAGAACAACGGGCCTCGCGCCTGGAGACACGACAATCATGAACAAGCAACTGATCGCAGCACCGCTGCTGCTCACGCTCGCGGGCATCGCATCCGCGCAAAGCTCCGTCACGCTGTACGGCATCGTCGATGCGGGCATCACCTATCGCAGCAACGAGCGGACGGGCTCGGCCGGCGCCTACACCGGACATTCGAACGTCGGGCTGACGACCGGCAACCTGTCCGGCAGCCGCTGGGGCATCAAGGGCGCCGAGGATCTCGGCGGCGGCCTGCGCGCGCTGTTCGTGCTCGAGAACGGCTTCGACATCACCAACGGCACCTCCGGCCAGGGCGGCCGCCAGTTCGGCCGCCAGGCGTTCGTCGGCATCGGCAGCGACCGCTACGGCTCGATCACGCTCGGCCGCCAGTACACGTCGCTCGACGACTTCGTGAGCCCGGTCGGCCCGTCGTCGTACATCGGCGGCTTCGGCGCGCATCCGGGCGACATCGACGATCTCGACCAGACCGCGCGCGTCGACAGCTCGATCAAGTACACGAGC includes these proteins:
- a CDS encoding ATP-binding protein; amino-acid sequence: MSARTRWRWPRSLFARLALILCVGLALAQTLSFWLTVTERDQATTNLMMGYIEREVASSVALLDHLPPAERAAWLPRLARRSYTFILGPGETGTPPEARLSARVERSISDGIGGAYPLTANAIHGDREHLQVHLRLSDGSPLTIDIHPMSTVPLSGWLPVVLALQLAVLAACCWLAVRLVTRPLKQLAQAADALGPDLKGERLNEDGPSEVARAARAFNAMQDRIAQYMAERMQILASISHDLQTPITRMRLRVDVMDDDAQGAKLRQDLIEMEHLVREGVAYARTLHGTDEAARRIDLDALLDSIVCDYADAGQDVTLHSRAPLALVTRPNALRRIVGNLVDNALKFAGAAELDVQAGPAGGAAIVVRDRGPGIPEDQLDAVFEPFRRVETSRNRDTGGTGLGLAIARQLALAMGGTLTLRNRTDGGGLEARLTLRDAGETG
- a CDS encoding alpha/beta fold hydrolase codes for the protein MTVPSQLLFLPGASGSTAFWQPLASRLTHPAARRIVGYPGFGDTPHDPAVDDFDSLVRYVLATIDRPTAVIAQSMGGVIAMRAALERPELVTQLVLTVTSGGLDMRGLGAQDWRAGFTEANPQLPDWFLTFHADLSQEIGRIAQPTLLLWGDDDPLSPVAAGRRLLERLPDARLHVVPGGRHDLAAVHADALAPLVDAHLPRA
- a CDS encoding GNAT family N-acetyltransferase, which gives rise to MRIDAPPCAGFPGLSLRQLERTDLDAWYAYLSNPDVVRHTSWNLRSRDDLRPLFDGIESPEPDSIRRLAIVDDATAALVGTIGLHTVSTANRSAEIAYDLAPSHWGRGIASALCASVTGWAFAECGLFRVQAVVLTTNLGSARVLQKCGYRREGLLRAYRMVRGTPGDFAMYARLATD
- a CDS encoding metallophosphoesterase family protein; this translates as MKIAALSDIHGNLAALDAVLDDIRRRGADVIVNLGDIVSGALHPAETADRLIALDLPTIKGNHERQLLTGDRDAMRLSDRWAHDTLRDAHFAWIAALPERLTLDDDVLMVHGTPDSDLVYFLETVTPDGCRAATPDEIAQRAGDEPASLILCGHTHVPRAAALDDGRLIVNPGSVGLQAYADDQPRPHRIETGTPHARYAMVSRTASGWHAEFHAVEYDWHTAAATAAARGRDDWTVALRTGRC